The sequence below is a genomic window from Phaenicophaeus curvirostris isolate KB17595 chromosome 16, BPBGC_Pcur_1.0, whole genome shotgun sequence.
CCTTATCGTAGCTGCAACAAGCAGGTTTTTGCCAGGTTTGTCCCCACATTGATGGAATGACTCTTCTCACCCGGTGCTGTTgccctggagatgctccagcctctccttccccatcctgcTTGGCACTTGGCCAccatttcccagccctgcccgaGCTCTGGTGGATCTCACGGGGGTCTCGGGGAAGCCACCTCTCTCCTCACTCCTGTGTATGTTTGATTTCCATGCAATCCCAGGAAAAACTTCTCTTTGAAACTATCCGTGCTGAAGCCCAGGTTGGAAAACTGTGTTCTCTCCTGTATTAACATTTTGTGGTTTGTATATCTCGTGATTCACTGCATGCTCCTCCTACTCTGCACCTCTGATGAGAAGTCCTGCagtttccatttgtttttcttccttttattttttccccccctttttttttcttgaaataaaagcCAGAGAGAAGGGACGAAGCAACCCCATCTTGGCAGTTGATTTCCCCACACTGGTATCTTCCGATGTGACTAGATACGAAGATGAAGACCAAGGAAATTTGAGGGGAACTCTCAGCCTTTAAAAAGCTGGATGTATTTATAGCCTAACAGGTTACTGCAGCACAGTGGTTCTGTGCTCTGCGTCTGCTCTGAGTCCACGTGAAGTGGTTTGGCTTGGCTTAAACCCCAGTGAGAGGGTCCAACACAGGTACCAGTCGGGCAGTAACTTGTTACGCTGCATGAATAGACTGGGAATCTCAGTCCTGAACTGGGGAAAAGGGATTTGTAGATGCACTTCTGTTGTTTTCCACCAAGCTGGTTTCAAATGAGGTAGGCTTGGGCGTGGATTAGTCATGTTGCTGAGAAGTTGTCACTGTGCCGCACGTGAAGCAGGACTGTGTTCACACGATGCCTGCTCACAAGCCCTTGGCTGTGGCGTGAGGAGTGTGGCTTGTCCCAGCCCATCCCGCCTGGTGTCAGGCACGTCTCTAACATCTGTGCCCGAGGAACAGCTTGTGGATGGGGCTGCGGGAAAGGCAAAGGACAGAAAGGGTCATGATGGAGAGGGGGCAAACGTCTGCAGCCGGGGTGTTGGAGGGGTGTTAATCTGGATGCATGAGGGTGGCAGTGTTTGCCCTGTCCTTGGGGCTAGTCTGACTCCATGTGCCCCTGCAGCCCTCCACCGCGTCTCATTAACCTGATGCCATGTCTCTACCAAGCCAAACATGCATTTTCTTGGTTACTCAAGTCCTAATTACTGTTTATATTGCTGTGTGTGTCAGCACCTGCAGTGGAGGCAGGCACTGCCCTCAGCAGTGCCCTGCGATGTGCGGAGGCACTAATTATACTCTGCTAACGATGACCGGGCAGCTATAAAACACCCACAAGAAGGAAGGTGGCTGCTTCAGCGCTGGGTCCTTGttcagctcccagccctcgggAGGCTGAGTTGCCCGTTGTCCCTTCTTGGCCGCTGTGGCAGCATGCTCGGCTTGCAGCTTCCACTGTTCCCCCAGTcatccttatttaaaaaaacctttttggTTTGACCTATAAATACCATCATGAGGCAAAGGCACCCCCTGCCCATGTGCTGTGAATTAATTTgtctgggatggaggagataTGAAGTGCTTGAGCAGAATTAATAGCCAGTTGTAGGAGATGAAATGAGAAACTTTGGGTCCCTCTTCTGAGTTTCTTAACTCGGTTCCCAGCAGCTGTCCCTCCACTCCCTGACACACATTCCATGCCCTTTGGACAGCACCAGAGGAGAAATGAGCTTACACGAGATGTCACCGAGATTCTTCCCTGTGGTATTTAGAGCAGCATTATGTACCCTAACATGTCTGTGAGGCCTCAGGATccccatttttccttctccatttaaAGACTCCATCTCATCCCCTTTAAGTAAGCTTCACTTACTTAAAATGCAGCCGTAATCACTGACGGACTCCAGATTGAGCGCCTGGCTTTGGAGTCAGGCAATAACTTCTAATGGTTGAGGAGCAAGGGGCTTTCATCATGGTGCCGtgtggatttattttattatctgaGGAATAAATTATCTCCAAGCTGGTTTTAGCCTGCAACTTCCGGAGTTTCTTGAAACCCAGCTCTACTGAGCCTGTGGTTTGATCGTGGATGAAAGCGCATCGGAAGATACTAGCCCTGGCCCATGCAGAGTCATCTCTTCTGCTCCATCCTTTGTTTTGGGCATTTGCACACACATGAGGTGGTTGGCTGCGGGCACTGGGCTGTGCTACTCAGGTGGCAAGAGAAGCCgtgttgctgctgctctctCCCGGTCACAGCAGCCTCGGTGCATGCCGTCCCGTGGGTCAGAGCCCCGTTAGTGGTGGTTTGCTTGCAGCgatgggcctggggagcagctttccagctcttCCCACGGTGCTTGTGGAGGCTGGAGCCCGGGGAATGCTGTGGTTGTACTGGAAATGGGGGGAGCCAGGagccagctggagcagcagggctgtgccttGCAGGGCATCTCTGAGGCTTCTGATAGCAGAGAAGGTTCAGGCGTGCCTGCCACTCCCTCGGGACAGGCTTCCTCTGCCAACTTAGCAtactcctgttttctttttcagttttgatcTGCATGTTACAAGGCTGGCATGTCTACGTTTAATGAGCTAGTACTGCATTATGGGTTATCCGTAGGTTGGAAATGATATCACCTTCCCCTATTAACCTACCCTGCTTGACGAGTATGTCTCCCTCCTCAACCCACCACCCTCTAACTCAGCACTAAAAGTCATTCCTTGCTTGAGAAATCGACATTTCCAGTGACTTCCACAGTGTGTTGAATAACTCTTGCTCTCCTTGCTGCGCTGACAACTGCACATACGGCGTGCAGCTCCTGTGCCGGGGTGGCTGCCCGCACTGTCCGCAGGGCTGGTTTCCCCAGGGGAGATCTCTAACTTCAGTGCAGATAGTGGCACAGAGAAGTTTTCGACGCATTAGTACCCCAACTTTGCCAAGCTCAAGGAGAACCTTCCCCCTGTTACCCAAGACCTCTGGGAGATGCTCTGTGCTTCTCCGCCCGCAGCTCTGAAGCCAGACTGACTGTGGTGGGACCAGTGGCATCCTCCCCGTGAGCACGTGAATGTGGCTGTATCAACTGGTGTGCGTGCATGGAGCCCCGCAGCCAGGGAGGTGGGCGGCAAGCCAGCCAGCAGGCACTGGGGGAGCTTTCGAAGCCTCTTCCCTGCCTAGCAGGATGATTCGGGGTCGCTGCCTTGGCCACGGGCTGCTGCTGGGTCGTGGTCActggccctggggtggctgctAAGGAGAAGCAAGGCTAGGATCGgctgctctccaggagctgggGGTGCCCAAGAGCAGCCGGGGCCGCTTGCACCAAGGCTTTGCACGCCAGCGTGACCCCGGGGATGGGCAGTGGTGGCTCCTGTGCCCAAGAGGCTGCGGGAGACAGAGGGGGCATCCACATGGCATTGGCTTGGGCTTCCAGCAGCCCCTTTCCACCTGGCTCTTTGAGGCATGTGTGGGAGTGCCTGGCTGTCTTGAGCACCCACTGACGCTTTCCTTCACCCTCTCTCTGTCCTTACAGCTCCCTGCcggaagagaaaagcaagacgAGCTCTTCCTTTGAGACTGGTCCAAAGCCAAGCGAGAAGCCGGATGCGGAACAAGCTGAGCTGGACCCAGAGCAGAAGCGGAGCCGTGCCCGGGAGCGCCGGCGAGAGGGACGGTCCAAGACCTTTGACTGGGCTGAATTTCGCCCCATCCAGCAAGCCCTGGCGCAGGAGCGCGCAAACGCTGCAGACTCCTCCAAGAGCGGCTCTGCCGCCTTCCCCAGGGATTCTGGTGCCACTGACACTGACCCGGGAGAGCTGGAGCGGGAGCGGGCCCGGCGGCGGGAGGAGCGGCGCAAGCGCTTCGAGATGATCGATGCTGTGGATGGGGCAGGGTCAGAAGAGGCGCTAAGGATGGAGGTGGACCGGATCCTGCCCATCCCAGCGGACATCAAACCGCAGAATGTCCATGTGGAGATCGAGCAGCGCTGGCACCAGGTGGAGACCACCCCGCTGCGGGAGGAGAAGCAGATCCCCATCACACCGTTGCACCTTGCCCACACTGAGGACCGGGACGAGGGGCTGACGAAGCAGCACTTGACCACgctgctggagaaggaggtAAAGCTGGGTGTGTGGGATACAGGCTCCCTGCCAAAATGGCCTTCAGGCCACAGCAGGAACCGTAGGAAGCCTGAGCAAGGCTTTGAAAAGCTGCATTTATTTCTACTTCGTAATAGCAACAGGTGAAGATGCTGTAGGGTCCACTGGGAAGTTGGCAGGGCACAGATCCGTGTTCATTCCCAAACGGCTCTGCCGGCAGCTTTCATGTTCCCATGGCTGCAGAAAGGGCTGTTCTTACAAGGGTGGTATTTTATTACCCCCTTCCATTTAATGCTGCCTACACTTGTGTTGGTTGATAGCCAGCCTGCCTCTGATGAGATGGGTCCGATTGATGTGTATTAACCAATCTCTTAATTCAAGCTCATAATTCTGTgtgcctctgcagctgcagagatTTGTGTCTGCAATTATGTCTACAAAACTATAAACTAGCTTGAAATATAGCCCATGCCACAAAGGTTCCCTTTTTGTGGAGCCTACATCAAGCAATCGTATGATTTTAGGAAAGGGAAGGTGGATACAGCTCTCTTGGAAGAGATCCACGCCTGGGATAACAAAGGCTGTTGTTATTTGGAATTAAGGTGTATTAGCAGGAATGAAAGGGGTGCAGGCGTGGAGTAACCAGGAATATTGCTGATCTGAACCAGGCTGGGATTTGCCTGGGTCATGCCTGGCACGACCTGGTGCTGTTCATCCTTCACTGCAGTGAGCTTTACGAATTAAACTACTGCACAACTTAGTTCTTTCAGAGAGGAGGGATTTTGGCTAGAAAAATGAAATCCAGATCCCAGAGCAGAGAGCAAACCAGCGGTGCCATCAAAAGCCCTGTTCATTCTGCTCTGCGTCCCCTCTGAGCCGCTTGCTCCTTATGGCTGATCCCCTGCCCACCCTCTGGACGCTGTCTCTGTTCATGTCTCTCCAGctggagcagaagcagaaggaggccctggagctcctggagcagAACCGGCACCTGCAGGACCAGCTGAAAGTGGCACTGGGCCGGGAGCAGAGCGCCCGGGAGGGCTACGTGTTGCAGGTAGGAgagcaggaaggagagagaaatccATCTTCTGTGTGTCCGGGGGGAACCCTGGTAGGCTTTGATCCAGGGTGTTTGGGGGGCATCTTGGTTGACGCAGAGATGTGCACCACTGAGTGGGCTCCAAGAAGTGTGACCTCTTGCAAATACTGCTAGTTCTGTAGTAATCCTTGCCAGGATCATCTGCTTAGCAAAACCTCTGGTCTGGGATGTAGTAGAAAAGAGCGTTACCTGCCGGCGTCCCGGAAGGAAAACACAACCCAGCTGCAGGAGACTGATGGGACCTCAACAGAGTCCACCCATGATCCATCCTGTACTGTGTTTGCCTATGCAGCAGCTGTTGCCCCCTTTCTGTGCCCCAGATATTCCCCTCAAGGTGCACATAAGCCTTTCTAAGCATCTTGTAGCCCAGCAGTTGCTCCTGGCTGGGCAATTTGCGTGGTGGTTACATGGGCAAACACAGCACACGCAGGTGTCTCTCCTGGGCCCATTCCCTGCAGCCAGAGTGGGATTCACGCCAGGACAACCTGTTGTCTTGGGTCACTTCTGTGGTTTCTTCTGTTATAGCAAAGCGCAGACGTGTGTTTTAGAGGTTCTGGGAAAAGAGAGGTGAGAGTCTCTTGGGAagcctttcctcccttcctctaaACGAAGTGGACTTTTTCCAGCCTTTCCTGGGAAGTGTCCGTGCCCAGAGGAGCCTGCAGGGCAGCTTCTGGCTGTTCTTGTGAGTCCGTACTCCTCTTTTGTGCAGGGGGCAACATTTGACCTGCTCAAATCTAGCTGGCCAAACTGGCTCTGGACCAAGGTGGCCGTGCGTGGCTGCGTGCTGTGCTTCCATGGCAGCAAACCCAATGTCGAGGCTGAACCTTGCATCCTTCTTTTTTGTGGGAGAAATTTTCCTTGAAGAAGTTGGAGAGAGCAttagcccaggttgcccagagaagtcatggctgccccatccttggaggtgtccaaggccaggttggatgaggatttgagcagcctgatccagcgggaggtgtccctgcccatggcaggcggctgggactggatggactttaaggtcccttccaacccaaaccattgtatgctCGAAGTTGCACAGGCAGTGGAGGCCACCTAGGCAGGAGAGGCATCTTGCCTTCCTTGCTGGTGATCTCCTTGAATGAGTTACTTActaatgcatttatttctggAGCCCCTGAGCTGACAGTGCTTGCTTGGAGGCGTTCCATTATTTTCACTTGGCAGTGTTGGAGGAGTAACTAATTCCCTCTTCTCTGGGCCAGAGGAATCTGACCTCACTTTGCCTGGAGCTCAGAAAAATCAGGGAATGGGACTAAAAGCTGGATGCTGAATCCACTGTCAGACTGACCGTGTTGAAGTTGGCTGTAGCACCTCAATATGAGAAGAGGGCAAAAGAGGGCAAGTCTGCAGTAAGAAGTGATCCAAACTTTGACCTAGTAGTTGGAGAGGATGTTTGGAAGGGTTGGAGGTTTTTGCTTGCTCCAGTCTTAATTGTTCTGGGGATTTCTCTTATGTTTCCCTGGGACCAGAGGGATTAAAGTCCTGTGCAGAAGGGAGTAACCCCACCAAACCCTGCAGGGAATTTCACTCCTCGAAGGGAGCGAAATCACTGGGTGGGGGGAGTTCTGCAGCCCCAAACTATGGGCAAATatcacagcctttttttttggaTACACATCTGAATTTCATATGCCCCTGCTCCCCTCATGGCTGATATTAGAGGCTCCTATGTTGTCTAAGGGTAGGGATGACAGAGGAGCTTGACTACTTGCCCGCTGGTCCCTCCTGAGCTGCCCGGGGGGCACCAGCCCCTCCTTGGCAGCATGACCAGCCCCCTATGAACCCCCAAGCACTGCCTCGACATAAAAGATGCTGCATGTTTCTAAGGCAGCTGCTGAGATACAGCCCTGTGATGCATGTGCCGTGCACCGAAGCCTCGTGTAACCCCTCTTGTGCTCTGAACTTCCTCGCAATGGGGCAGCCCAACTTTGAACCCTACTGGGAGAAAAAACAGGGGCTCCTGCTCCTTGCAAACGAACCGGAGATGTCCCTGGGCTCTGGTCACGGTGGGAGGGAGGGGTCACGTACTAACATGTCCCGGGCAGATGTTCTTGCATGTTTTTGGTGTAAAGCATGAAatttaacttaacataactgaGTGTCACATCTGTGGGCTTTCCTTATCAGCAATCAGAGTACAGCAAGGCAGGCCAAATTCCTAGGCTTAACGCTGTGCTTCTCTCGCCTTTTcctgtctgtgtatttttttaaagatacatCATTCCTGTCGCCTTTTGCATGCCTCTCTCTGTGAGTTTTCTCTTTGCATGCTACATTGCTTTGGTTTGAATCTCGCAAAGGttggtttctttcattttacattcTCATCACACCTTTTCTCTCCCGTCACTTGTtgggctttttattttgtcctttggtttcttttttcttttttttttctttttgcaggttAGAGGAATTAGATCCTCCTTTGTCTTAAACTTTAGCATAACAACATCATCTCTCATGTCTCATAACGCGATGAGCAGCCACTAAGTCCTGTTTGATAGTTACAGAAATGACATCGCCACGCCGGCTCTCGTGTCTCCCTGCATTTGGGTGGGATGTGATGTCATTTGCTGTCACCTCACTTTCTGTTGTTGCTTTTGGTCGGTAGGACTGTGTTACCTGAACTGTGCACTTTTTGTTTCAcaacaaaatgaacaaacatGCTAAAAAAGCAGTTCCTTTCTTCTCAACTTGTTCccatcctcttctccttctcatcTTTCCCGTTTTTCTCTCGTCTGTCCGTCTCTGTTTTACTGctggtgtttctttttcattgttttttggTTCTATTcaattttggttatttttttccttttagcctGTTACTGTACAGCTGTTTTGATGTTGTGGTCCATGTTTTCTGTTACTGGAAAGCAGTTGTCGctcattcaaaaaaataaaaaataccaaaaaagttcgttaaaacaaacaaaaaaaattgtgccaAGAACAAATCATCCCAATTGGAGCACGTGGGTAGCAGCCAAATCGCTGTGAGGAGCTTTTCCATGGCCTGCCTGGCCAGAGGTGTGACACTCAGAAGGGAGAGCCAAGAGTGTTACTAATCTAGTATTTAATCAATTTTTTTAAGACCGAGGTGGCCGCCTCGCCATCAGGTGCCTGGCAGAGGCTCCACAAAGTCAACCAAGACCTCCAAAGCGAGCTGGAAGCCCAATGTCAGCGTCAAGAGCTGATCAATCAGCAGATTCAGTCGCTGAAGCGCAGCTATGCCGAGGCCAAGGACGTGATCCGGCACCACGAAGCCGAGATTCAGAGCCTGCAGGCAAGGCTCAGTAATGCAGCAGCCGAGCTCTCCATCAAGGAGCAAACCCTGGCCAAGCTCAGGAGCGACCTGAGGAGCGAAAAAGAGAAAGCcaaagagcagctggaggagtgGCAGCACAGCGAAGCTGCACTCAGCTCCCAGCTGAAGGCCAGCGAGCAGAAGCTGAAGAGCGCAGAGGCTCTGCTCCTGGAGAAGACCCAGGAGCTGCGGGACCTGGAGATGCAGCAGGCTTTGCAGAGGGACCATCAGAAGGAGGTGCAGCGGCTCCAAGACAGGATTGCAGACCTGAGCAGGCAGCTGAATGCTAGTGAGCAAGCACGGATCCTCatggaggagaagctgcagaagaattaTGAGGCCTTGCTGGAGAGCTGTGAGAGGGAAAAGCAGGTTTTGATACGGAGTCTGAAGGAGGTGGAGGATAAGGCCAACGAGTATGAGAACCAGCTGCAAAATACCGAGCAGCAAATGGAGATTCTGCAGAAGGAGAAGCTGAGTGCAAAGTTTGAAGGCAGTGAGCTTGTCCaccagctggaggagcagctggtgatGAAGGAGGCCAGCATCCAGAAACTCGCAGAGCACATCAGGGAgcttgaaagagagagagatcagATCAAATGTCGATTCCACGAGCTCATGAATCAGGTCACCGAGTCAGATAATGAAGTTGCAAAGCTGCAAGCAAAGTTGAAAATGGAAGAGACCAACTACCGCAATCTAGAGCAATCATTCGAGGAGGTGTCGGATCAGTTCAAGGGTGTGCAGAAggtgctgaaagaaaaagaagaagagctGAGACATGTTAAGGAAATGCACTTGAGAATCGTGGAGAAGAAAGATCAAGATCTCAGTGAGGCTTTGGTTAAAATGGTTGCTTTAGATAGCAGTTTAGAGGAGACTAAGGTAAAGCTAAAGGCCAAGGAGGAGGCTTTAAAGAAATTAGCAGGTGTAGGCACAGGTCCGTGTGCTGAAGAGGTGGAAGAGCTTGGCCCCGGTCTCGAGGCTGACGGAAGTCATCCATGCCAACTGGGGCAGCCTCTGCAAACTCAGGATGTCCTTCCAGCTCTGACTTATGCACTGAAGGAAGAGGATGAGATTTTTGAGACAAGCCAGAGGCAAGCAGAGGAATTCAGCTCCCCATCCAAAGCTGTAGAGCTCCAGGACCAAGAGTTAGTTCAGAAAGCCTTAGCAAAGGCTGATGTAGGAATCATGGGGGCCAAGAGGCAAAGAATCCGTTTCTCAAGCATCCAGTGCCAAAAATACATCCATCCAGATGGATCGGAGAAAAATTGGACAAGCAGCACCTCTTCAGACACGAGCCAAGACAGATCACTATCTGAAGAAAGCATGTCATCAGAGCCAGCTCTTGGTTACCCGTCATCGGGGACAAGTGACTCTGAGACCTATCTTTCAATCATCCATTCCCTGGAAACCAAGCTTTATATTACAGAGGAAAAGCTCAAAGATGTAACCATGAAGCTTGAGAGCCAGCACGGCCATAATCAGGAGACTCTCATCGCCCTCCACCATCAGTGGGCCAGCACTGAGACTCAGCTGCGGGAACAACTTCAGACCAGCTTATCCCAAGTCAGCGCTTTGATCTCACAGCTGGAGAGTGAGAGGCAGGAAAAGTTGAAGCTCATAGAAAATCACGTTAGCGAGCTGGGAagtttccaaatgaaaaatgatCAAGCGCTGACTTGCttagagaagtgcagagaacaacTAAGATCTTTGCCCAAATCAGACAAGGAACAAAAGGAGGATTTGTTCCTTGTTACTCTGTCCAGCATGGAAACAACCTTATCAAACGCAATCCAAGCCTTGAGAGGGGTGCCAGTCCCGTCGGAGTATCAGCAAAGTGAAAGCCTTATCACAGAAAGCCCTGCTCcagaagcaggagaagaggagaatgtctccaggcagcagcaagTGGAGATGTTTGACGCTGGCCAGCTGAGATGGCTTTCTGAGAGAGTGGCATTTGAGGCCTCTCTCATCAGCCAAATAGCGGAGTCTTTGAAAAATGCAAGCTCTGAGATATCTCAGCTCCTGAGAGAGATCCAGGGAACGGCTGAAGTTGTTTTGATGGAGCCAGCAAGTGTTTCTCATACAACAGTTGACTTGGCCAGCATCCTATctaagaagctgctgctggaaggggAATTCTGGAGCCAGGTGGAGGAGCTGAGAGTGCACTTGAGCACTAGAGAAGGAGAAGCCGAGGGCAGAACAGAAACAACAGGTTTGGGCTTTTCTCCATGTTTTCTTAGTGCTGTAGCAGATGCTACGCTGATCAAGGCAGAACTTGGGTTTGTTgcacagaaaatgagagaatCTTTTCATCAGAGATTAAAAACAATTGAAGAAGACCTCCATAATACCAAAACAGCTCTCCAGCAGCATAAATGCATGTTGGAGGAGATCATCAGAGCGTACAGGACTCCTGATTTTGACAGAGTTGTGCACCAGATTTCTGAAGCACTTGAAATTCAAAAAGATGCTTCAGAAAGAACCCAAATCTCCTGGGATGGGAGCCGTCTCCAAATGGTGCCATGTCAGGAATTAGGCAAGGCAGAGGAGACTGGCAGCCTGTCAGACCATAGTAGTGAAGCTCTTGTTTCCATTCAGGAAGATCTCGCCCAACAACTACAGGACAAATCAAATGTTCTGAAGGAAATATCTGTTGCCTTACTCTCTCTGCCTCCTGAGGAGGCAATGAGAGACTgtcagaagctgctgaagatgTCTCAGAGTCTTTCATATCATTCATGCATGGGAGACCTTGAACGGTATTCCTCCTTGTTAGTCCAGGATGCAATTGTTCAGGCTCAGGTTTGTTATGCTGCTTGCAAGGTCCGCCTGGAGTACGAGAGGGAGCTGAAGTCCTTCAAGGAGTCCTTGCAGAGCATGGACGCGCTCTGCCAAGAGCGTGTGAAGACGGTCTCTCTCCTTCGGGATGAGTACGAAGACTTGCTTAGAAAGCAGCAGGGTGAGTATGGTGAGCTGATCACCATGCTTGAACAGGAGAACGCTGATCTCAAAGCAAAGGTGTCCCAGCTGGACAGTCAGCGAAGGCTCTTAgaggaagaagagcaaaaacaCAGCAAGAGCTTGAGTGAATTGCAGGGACGGTATGAAGAGGAGATTCGAAATGTGATAGAGCAACTAAACAGGACAGAGGATGCTCTGAAGGCTGAGAGGACAGAGGGCCTCAACCAGCTGGATGCCATCATCCGTGACAAGCAGAACATGGAGCAGTATCACCTGGAGCAGATGCAAATGCTGGAGGACAAATTCCAGGCCAAGATCAAGGAGCTGCAGGTCATCCATGGCGAGGAGCTGCAGGCGTTGCAGGAGCACTACAGCCAGAACCTGCAGCGCCTGCAGGAGACCCTGGATGAGTACCAGAGGCAGCACCCGGAGGCATCTCCCGCGGTGGCCGCGGGTGGTGGGGATGCCTGGGTGGCCGGTGAGGCGGGTGACACTGGGCAGGGCCCCGGTGGTGACTTGGACTCCATGCACGGTCTGAGGGAACGCATCCAGGAGCTGGAGGCCCAGATGAATGTCATGAGGGatgagctggagaacaagcatCTGGAGGGGAACGCTTCCACCTTGAGGGAAAAATACCAGAAAGACTTTGAAAACTTAAAGGTCTTGGTCCATTTATCGCTttctgctttgtgctgctgaGTATATGGGAGGGTGCGTTCGGTCCTGGGTTTCGCTTGCCGTACTGGGGGGCATCCCCTGAAAGAGCCAGCACACTAAAACAAGCCTAAAGGGTTAGAAAGGCCTCTGTAAAGCATGGCATCTCCCTTTTCTCCATGCTGGGGTATTCTAAATGCATTGCTGAGGGAGGGTTGATCATTGGAGGTGGGGGGGTCTCTGCACGGAGAGGGAGGGATTTGGAGTAGCTTGATAACATCATGCTCTTCTTCACTATGAAGCCCAGAGTGTTCCTTCTCATACCTGAGGCGTATGTTTTGTTCGTGACTTCCCTTTAAAAGCATTCTTCAACTCTATCTTTCCCAGTCTGATCAAATCTCCTATCTGTCTCTACTGCCCTCAAAAATCTGCAATGAAATGGGAACTTATTGCTCTCCAAACCTATCTTCCTGGGGAAAGTAGCT
It includes:
- the MPRIP gene encoding myosin phosphatase Rho-interacting protein isoform X3; the encoded protein is MAAKDNPCRKFQANIFNKSKCQNCFKPRESHLLNDEDLNQAKPIYGGWLLLAPEGTDFDNPVHRSRKWQRRFFILYEHGLLRYALDEMPTTLPQGTINMNQCTDVVDGESRTGQKFSLCILTPEKEHFIRAENKEIISGWLEMLIVYPRTNKQNQKKKRKVEPPTPQEPGPAKMAVTSSNIPSAEKVPATKSTLWQEEMRGKDQADGSSGISPAPSPVQGQAGAASSLKDPMLDSKEDESSMNGDRIDCGRKTRVESGYFSLEKTKQDSKLEEQQLPPPPSPPSPSTPNNSFSLNSLDSKSSCPMHKDSSSRDVGRGAEKSGRPLSFKASRQYTTLADVPKAVRISNREAFQVERKRLERRTRARSPGREEVARLFGNERRRSQVIEKFEALDIENAEHMETNVSAGAALSSDTRQGRSEKRVFPRKRDFTCEGAAVGSILDVSASPLSPHRRAKSLDRRSTESSMTPDLLNFKKGWLTKQYEDGQWKKHWFVLTDQSLRYYRDSVAEEAADLDGEIDLSTCYDVTEYPVQRNYGFQIHTKEGEFTLSAMTSGIRRNWIQTIMKHVRPTTAPDVTRKNFSLKLSVLKPSSLPEEKSKTSSSFETGPKPSEKPDAEQAELDPEQKRSRARERRREGRSKTFDWAEFRPIQQALAQERANAADSSKSGSAAFPRDSGATDTDPGELERERARRREERRKRFEMIDAVDGAGSEEALRMEVDRILPIPADIKPQNVHVEIEQRWHQVETTPLREEKQIPITPLHLAHTEDRDEGLTKQHLTTLLEKELEQKQKEALELLEQNRHLQDQLKVALGREQSAREGYVLQTEVAASPSGAWQRLHKVNQDLQSELEAQCQRQELINQQIQSLKRSYAEAKDVIRHHEAEIQSLQARLSNAAAELSIKEQTLAKLRSDLRSEKEKAKEQLEEWQHSEAALSSQLKASEQKLKSAEALLLEKTQELRDLEMQQALQRDHQKEVQRLQDRIADLSRQLNASEQARILMEEKLQKNYEALLESCEREKQVLIRSLKEVEDKANEYENQLQNTEQQMEILQKEKLSAKFEGSELVHQLEEQLVMKEASIQKLAEHIRELERERDQIKCRFHELMNQVTESDNEVAKLQAKLKMEETNYRNLEQSFEEVSDQFKGVQKVLKEKEEELRHVKEMHLRIVEKKDQDLSEALVKMVALDSSLEETKVKLKAKEEALKKLAGVGTGPCAEEVEELGPGLEADGSHPCQLGQPLQTQDVLPALTYALKEEDEIFETSQRQAEEFSSPSKAVELQDQELVQKALAKADVGIMGAKRQRIRFSSIQCQKYIHPDGSEKNWTSSTSSDTSQDRSLSEESMSSEPALGYPSSGTSDSETYLSIIHSLETKLYITEEKLKDVTMKLESQHGHNQETLIALHHQWASTETQLREQLQTSLSQVSALISQLESERQEKLKLIENHVSELGSFQMKNDQALTCLEKCREQLRSLPKSDKEQKEDLFLVTLSSMETTLSNAIQALRGVPVPSEYQQSESLITESPAPEAGEEENVSRQQQVEMFDAGQLRWLSERVAFEASLISQIAESLKNASSEISQLLREIQGTAEVVLMEPASVSHTTVDLASILSKKLLLEGEFWSQVEELRVHLSTREGEAEGRTETTGLGFSPCFLSAVADATLIKAELGFVAQKMRESFHQRLKTIEEDLHNTKTALQQHKCMLEEIIRAYRTPDFDRVVHQISEALEIQKDASERTQISWDGSRLQMVPCQELGKAEETGSLSDHSSEALVSIQEDLAQQLQDKSNVLKEISVALLSLPPEEAMRDCQKLLKMSQSLSYHSCMGDLERYSSLLVQDAIVQAQVCYAACKVRLEYERELKSFKESLQSMDALCQERVKTVSLLRDEYEDLLRKQQGEYGELITMLEQENADLKAKVSQLDSQRRLLEEEEQKHSKSLSELQGRYEEEIRNVIEQLNRTEDALKAERTEGLNQLDAIIRDKQNMEQYHLEQMQMLEDKFQAKIKELQVIHGEELQALQEHYSQNLQRLQETLDEYQRQHPEASPAVAAGGGDAWVAGEAGDTGQGPGGDLDSMHGLRERIQELEAQMNVMRDELENKHLEGNASTLREKYQKDFENLKATCERGFAAMEETHQKKIEDLQRQHQRELEKLREEKDRLLAEETAATISAIEAMKNAHREELERELEKSQRSQISSVNADIEALRRQYLEELQSVQRELEVLSEQYSQKCLENAHLAQALEAERQALRQCQRENQELNAHNQELNNRLAAEITRLRTLLTGEGGGEAAGSPLTQGKDAYELEVLLRVKESEIQYLKQEISSLKDELQTALRDKKYASDKYKDIYTELSIVKAKADCDISRLKEQLKAATEAQGEKSPVNTTVSGYDIMKSKSNPDFLKKDRSSVSRQLRNIRSKSLKEGLTVQERLKLFESRDLKKD